The Engystomops pustulosus chromosome 9, aEngPut4.maternal, whole genome shotgun sequence genome includes a window with the following:
- the LOC140077952 gene encoding uncharacterized protein codes for MPDSEPGHQSCVTMSAKDSEPDPPHVLEAEDGRGPGDDVPERRHYFSTPVQRGRDKGPDTSDLQERLSGYKSFFSSECEELIQQLRGKAVPGWSANKRKLSELDISTIEAEPLPPLSFTFESEMEETTCVAKRRRIDQGDKEDVSLGFSLVKHNSPGFVTSWTRESENFGVNHYRGADRNPEEKSSPDLETQARCSVKASGPAHSLAAISAPEGSPLYVTTLNRTNVQKPRPDLEFRSCFAVECEKICNELKKRDPKMTLGNVSSIEAEPPPVMSDTMNSTVVLERSAKEVAAAGVSHLDLEKMNINSSITDGDLCNSKTTEPKEPAMVSDAAENSPKPYNKGINDGTKRRSVDNAQPSHAGNVQDTATMSYVVMDANMTQDIVYIPGDAVLAGALSPPDKVSLANATRDITMCDEAAGKRSAMKDVQNQTDLSGAQNGTKDIEAFCAVDAEQNIGAMCTQMAAADVTQESMMSQKIAEVDVDTNIARSCSEMSPGRNKTLQNVTRINNNANTGSIHPTMFPEASEETFTRDAVNVTHDIILVKNNIQDATRLISYKETPTTTPDIAINDVTRTFISGGNDLVVNDDLRDAADLTRVIATNCTTFSDASRTEKPHGDPWPEPMCPIKDTTYTLDLTGITHDDSVFYTRSAPFITSTPLPSFSKQMFIKKSRGLPVKSKPAACSDLQDNRNDGVSGQGGVKPHPPDPRKSLVEGPQNGGGFSKGLQYPNGCKSAAPKVLDSRIPQSTPRGILPLSAVHTPQAAIPRKDLVPPGRINVKPPMVASSLPRKRVQTGPRRAASSATLQLQTPARGTTAGDSSKIKMDASGFPASSVVRPPAGITTPGGQIYSGKRLPAPVTAARVYKVSTVIPAPATDRIQPERTFTRPPIPGGSRTKPRVSGLPIRKIQGTSVK; via the exons ATGCCGGACTCTGAACCTGGTCACCAGAGTTGTGTGACGATGAGCGCCAAAGACTCTGAGCCGGATCCCCCCCACGTGCTGGAAGCAGAAGACGGACGGGGCCCAGGAGATGATGTCCCGGAGAGGCGCCATTACTTCAGTACTCCGGTGCAGAGAGGACGCGACAAGGGGCCGGACACTTCTGACCTTCAGGAACGTCTCTCTGGTTACAAAAGCTTCTTCAGCTCTGAATGTGAGGAGCTCATCCAGCAGCTCCGGGGGAAAGCTGTCCCGGGCTGGAGCGCAAACAAAAGGAAACTCTCAGAATTGGACATTTCCACCATCGAGGCAGAACCTCTTCCCCCGCTCAGTTTCACCTTCGAGTCTGAGATGGAAGAAACTACTTGTGTGGCCAAAAGAAGGAGAATAGATCAAG GTGATAAGGAAGATGTTTCGCTCGGTTTCTCTTTGGTTAAACACAACAGTCCTGGTTTTGTAACCTCCTGGACAAGAGAGTCAGAAAACTTTGGAGTGAATCATTACCGGGGCGCAGACAGGAATCCAGAAGAAAAGTCCAGCCCGGATTTGGAGACCCAGGCGCGGTGCAGTGTAAAGGCGAGTGGTCCGGCGCATTCCCTGGCCGCCATTAGCGCTCCAGAAGGTTCCCCGCTGTATGTGACAACGCTGAACAGAACGAATGTCCAAAAACCAAGACCGGACCTGGAATTTAGAAGTTGTTTTGCTGTGGAGTGTGAGAAAATTTGCAATGAGCTTAAAAAACGTGACCCAAAAATGACATTGGGTAACGTGTCGTCCATTGAAGCGGAGCCGCCTCCGGTTATGTCGGACACTATGAATTCTACCGTGGTTCTGGAGCGCAGCGCTAAGGAGGTGGCTGCTGCGGGAGTCAGTCACCTCGACTTAGAAAAGATGAACATAAACTCCTCCATAACTGACGGAGACTTGTGTAATAGCAAAACAACCGAGCCAAAAGAGCCGGCGATGGTCAGCGATGCTGCAGAGAATTCCCCAAAACCATATAATAAAGGTATAAATGATGGCACAAAGCGGCGCAGTGTGGATAACGCTCAGCCTTCCCATGCCGGAAACGTGCAGGATACGGCTACAATGTCCTACGTAGTAATGGACGCCAATATGACGCAGGACATTGTATATATACCCGGGGACGCGGTGCTCGCTGGCGCATTGTCTCCGCCTGATAAAGTGTCTCTAGCGAACGCTACGCGCGATATCACAATGTGTGACGAGGCAGCAGGTAAACGGTCAGCAATGAAAGACGTTCAGAACCAAACGGATCTGTCTGGAGCACAAAACGGCACAAAGGACATAGAAGCGTTCTGTGCTGTAGATGCGGAGCAGAATATCGGAGCAATGTGCACACAGATGGCAGctgctgatgtcacacaggagtcgATGATGTCACAGAAGATAGCAGAAGTGGATGTAGATACAAATATTGCACGTTCGTGCTCCGAAATGTCACCAGGAAGGAATAAAACTCTGCAAAACGTGACCCGTATTAATAACAATGCAAATACTGGGTCTATCCATCCTACAATGTTCCCAGAAGCCTCGGAGGAAACGTTTACACGTGACGCGGTGAACGTTACCCATGATATAATATTAGTGAAAAACAACATCCAAGACGCCACGCGATTAATTAGTTATAAGGAAACTCCTACTACTACCCCAGACATTGCTATAAACGATGTAACCCGGACCTTCATCTCTGGCGGCAATGACCTGGTGGTAAATGACGACCTGCGGGACGCGGCTGATCTTACCAGAGTCATCGCAACAAACTGCACCACGTTCAGTGATGCGTCTAGAACGGAGAAGCCACATGGGGACCCGTGGCCAGAACCCATGTGCCCTATAAAAGACACCACTTACACTCTGGACCTGACCGGTATCACCCATGATGACAGTGTCTTCTACACCAGATCTGCCCCATTTATCACTTCTACCCCTCTACCAAGTTTCAGCAAGCAGATGTTTATTAAAAAGTCGCGTGGATTACCTGTAAAGTCCAAACCGGCCGCGTGCAGCGACCTGCAAGACAATAGAAATGATGGAGTTTCGGGTCAAGGAGGGGTCAAGCCTCATCCACCAGATCCCAGAAAGTCATTAGTAGAAGGTCCTCAAAACGGAGGAGGATTTTCCAAGGGTTTACAGTATCCAAATGGTTGTAAAAGTGCTGCCCCGAAGGTTCTGGATTCCCGAATCCCGCAGTCTACTCCTCGCGGTATCTTGCCATTATCTGCTGTACATACCCCACAGGCGGCGATTCCAAGGAAAGATTTGGTGCCTCCTGGAAGAATTAATGTGAAACCTCCGATGGTCGCTTCCAGTCTGCCTAGAAAACGCGTCCAGACCGGTCCGAGAAGAGCGGCGTCCAGCGCCACCCTGCAGCTACAGACCCCAGCGCGCGGCACAACGGCTGGAGACTCTTCCAAG ATAAAAATGGACGCGTCCGGGTTCCCGGCTTCCTCCGTGGTGCGGCCGCCTGCTGGAATTACTACCCCAGGAGGGCAAATATATTCTGGGAAGCGCCTTCCTGCTCCTGTGACTGCTGCCCGGGTGTACAAAGTGTCTACAGTCATCCCCGCGCCTGCAACTG ATCGGATCCAACCAGAGCGAACCTTCACCCGTCCTCCCATTCCCGGTGGTTCCAGGACCAAGCCTCGTGTCTCGG GTTTGCCGATCCGGAAAATACAAGGAACCTCAGTGAAGTGA